One Myotis daubentonii chromosome 12, mMyoDau2.1, whole genome shotgun sequence genomic region harbors:
- the MRPL33 gene encoding large ribosomal subunit protein bL33m: MFLSAVSFAKSKSKNILVRMVSQAGTGFSFNTKRNRLREKLTLLHYDPFVRARVLFVEQKKIRSL; the protein is encoded by the exons ATGTTTCTGTCGGCTGTCTCCT TTGCCAAGAGCAAATCAAA GAACATTCTGGTGAGAATGGTAAGCCAAGCTGGGACAGGCTTCTCCTTCAACACTAAGAGAAACCGCCTGCGGGAGAAACTGACTCTACTGCATTATGATCCCTTTG TGAGAGCAAGAGTCCTCTTTgtggaacagaaaaaaatacgCTCCCTCTGA